The following are from one region of the Paenibacillus sabinae T27 genome:
- a CDS encoding helix-turn-helix domain-containing protein, whose translation MISAAAVGKRISTLRKEKQLSQEQLAEQLNVSAQAVSKWETGKSLPETSTLPLLSHILGQSIDRILMPQQLVVLQAIYTDGCESHDVTHFVNQFVIDNHLTFFLNDHTLPHRIRSNRIKLLLIKYQIPSGTYAAYVLQDSLLAINLDSEGFNLPSGELEFVFAAYGNEQKHQNIMNKMKHYQYFKWEHFTVTHELFPSLIDNHGEDYLLLVYVNATGIHAISCSEGDTIHYTPDRAQLFRSDSVNDCYIVQDVGHLGFGQEMDCSWAGALYHSLKTMGQETTYETVMGVSGACWRVAFTPVWDYSSADALVAYDYAAPAFKAYGLQVSWTDRITSKERELEKQLIKESIKKHHLPIAINLRVAPEWGIITGYLNGGETLLCRSYFDDETFEDHKDDPEFQEYMKISKGYLNVDQWPFILIRFNDEVAKPSALDNLYASLQVKLDSMYAQENRGYKLGYQALQAWREGLLDEQWYQTANSQDFARRLGGNHFCLMALTDARRSAAIYLKHTLSFPASSLTGYLSEMVDVYEKMHAQLRPFYASLTDAKSLDTYDSPKKAWTKEQRQQQADLLQSIGILEQRGDELAKRILAAAGKI comes from the coding sequence ATGATAAGTGCTGCCGCAGTCGGAAAACGGATTTCTACACTTCGCAAAGAAAAACAATTGTCGCAGGAACAATTGGCTGAACAATTAAATGTTAGCGCCCAAGCCGTTTCAAAGTGGGAGACCGGTAAATCCTTGCCCGAAACCTCTACGCTTCCTTTACTATCACATATATTGGGTCAATCGATCGATCGTATTTTGATGCCGCAGCAATTGGTGGTTCTCCAAGCCATCTACACCGATGGTTGTGAAAGCCACGACGTCACTCATTTTGTAAACCAGTTCGTTATCGACAATCATTTGACATTTTTCCTGAATGATCATACCCTGCCCCATCGCATTCGAAGCAATCGAATAAAGCTGCTGCTTATCAAATACCAGATTCCTTCGGGCACCTATGCCGCTTATGTTTTGCAGGATAGCCTGTTAGCCATCAATCTCGATAGCGAGGGCTTTAATCTACCCTCTGGAGAACTGGAGTTTGTATTTGCTGCATATGGCAATGAGCAGAAGCATCAGAATATCATGAATAAAATGAAACATTATCAATATTTTAAGTGGGAGCATTTCACCGTAACTCATGAGCTGTTCCCAAGCCTGATCGACAATCACGGTGAAGATTATCTTTTGCTGGTTTATGTAAACGCCACCGGCATACACGCCATAAGCTGCTCGGAAGGCGATACGATCCATTACACCCCGGACCGTGCGCAACTTTTTAGAAGTGACTCCGTGAATGATTGCTATATTGTACAGGATGTCGGCCATCTGGGTTTTGGTCAAGAGATGGATTGTTCATGGGCAGGCGCTCTTTATCATTCACTAAAAACCATGGGACAGGAAACTACTTATGAAACCGTAATGGGCGTGTCCGGGGCGTGCTGGAGAGTCGCTTTCACCCCCGTTTGGGATTATAGCTCCGCGGATGCTCTGGTCGCTTACGACTATGCCGCTCCGGCATTTAAAGCCTATGGCCTTCAGGTCAGCTGGACTGACCGGATCACATCCAAAGAACGTGAGTTGGAAAAACAGCTCATCAAGGAAAGCATCAAAAAACACCACTTGCCGATTGCCATTAATCTGCGGGTTGCTCCCGAGTGGGGAATCATCACAGGCTATCTAAATGGTGGAGAAACCTTGCTGTGCCGCAGTTATTTTGACGATGAGACCTTTGAAGATCATAAAGATGACCCGGAATTTCAAGAGTACATGAAAATAAGCAAAGGATACCTGAATGTGGATCAATGGCCTTTCATCCTCATTCGTTTTAACGACGAAGTCGCCAAGCCATCCGCTCTGGACAATCTCTACGCTTCGCTTCAGGTCAAATTAGACTCCATGTACGCCCAGGAAAACAGAGGATATAAACTGGGTTATCAAGCCCTGCAAGCATGGCGGGAAGGTTTGCTGGATGAACAATGGTATCAAACGGCGAATTCACAGGATTTTGCTCGAAGACTCGGCGGCAACCACTTTTGCCTAATGGCTCTGACAGATGCCAGAAGAAGCGCGGCTATCTATTTAAAACATACACTTTCATTCCCGGCGTCCTCTCTAACCGGATACCTAAGCGAAATGGTCGATGTCTACGAGAAAATGCATGCCCAGCTTCGACCTTTCTACGCAAGTCTGACCGATGCGAAATCCTTGGACACCTACGATTCTCCGAAAAAAGCCTGGACGAAGGAGCAGCGGCAGCAGCAAGCGGATTTACTCCAATCCATCGGGATTCTGGAACAACGAGGGGATGAGTTGGCCAAGCGAATCTTGGCGGCTGCGGGAAAGATCTAA
- a CDS encoding TetR/AcrR family transcriptional regulator has translation MRATGVDQVVAESQVAKMTLYNHFPSKEELVLAYLMRQDEQWREWFERNVNKRGSTPIEKLLAVFDVLGEWFVEPNFNGCAFIKTASEYAEHSHPYYEAAQQYKTYMRDFLGTLVKEAGAAKPDALTNGLYLLVEGAITIAMLQTDPHSAQHARETAQLLIEQLA, from the coding sequence ATCCGCGCAACCGGTGTAGACCAAGTCGTCGCCGAGTCTCAGGTAGCCAAAATGACGCTGTACAACCATTTTCCATCCAAGGAAGAGCTGGTCTTGGCTTATTTGATGAGACAGGATGAGCAGTGGCGGGAATGGTTCGAGCGTAACGTGAACAAGCGGGGGTCAACTCCCATAGAAAAACTGCTTGCCGTATTCGACGTGCTGGGCGAATGGTTTGTGGAACCGAACTTCAACGGGTGCGCTTTTATCAAGACGGCCTCGGAGTATGCGGAACACTCTCACCCCTACTATGAGGCGGCTCAGCAGTATAAGACCTACATGCGCGATTTTCTCGGGACACTTGTAAAAGAGGCCGGAGCCGCAAAGCCCGACGCCTTAACCAACGGCCTGTATTTGCTCGTGGAAGGCGCCATCACGATTGCGATGCTGCAGACTGATCCTCATTCGGCACAGCATGCCCGCGAGACTGCCCAGTTGTTAATTGAGCAGCTGGCTTGA
- a CDS encoding HDOD domain-containing protein: protein MNQIDVYQALETSPKMPVIPPEISDIFEMIRQPDLLDIDLLAEKVALYDGLNQAVLTNVNSGYYQISRTIENINEAIVFLGMKTMRNLLIYFITELLFHDELGKQSSLFSSHQYWKHNLGTAVACNILSSKLKIGDRFQLFSYGLCHDIGFAILNACLPDLVDQIFETMSRGVHHIVAEKIALGGKTHADIGAWICEKWGLPEDLGLVVKYHHSPLLSTDNLSEIELIHVADCISTEYYQRLIGLDVRHPINARVMQNLRITKDMVEEIGASLPDEVEQVSRIFA, encoded by the coding sequence ATGAATCAAATAGACGTGTATCAAGCGCTGGAAACCTCACCCAAAATGCCCGTTATCCCCCCGGAAATCAGCGATATTTTTGAAATGATCAGACAACCGGATCTGCTGGACATCGATCTTCTTGCAGAAAAAGTAGCTTTATACGATGGATTGAACCAAGCCGTTCTCACCAATGTGAATTCCGGATACTATCAAATTTCCCGAACGATCGAGAATATTAATGAAGCCATTGTCTTCCTCGGCATGAAAACGATGCGGAATTTGTTGATTTATTTTATTACTGAACTGTTATTTCATGATGAATTAGGAAAACAATCCTCGCTTTTTTCAAGCCATCAATACTGGAAACATAATCTCGGAACCGCAGTTGCCTGCAACATACTCTCGTCCAAACTAAAGATCGGCGACAGATTTCAGCTCTTCTCCTATGGCCTTTGTCATGATATTGGTTTCGCCATTCTCAACGCGTGTCTTCCGGACCTGGTTGACCAGATATTTGAAACAATGAGTAGAGGCGTACACCATATTGTGGCGGAAAAAATCGCCCTGGGCGGAAAGACTCACGCCGATATCGGAGCCTGGATTTGCGAAAAATGGGGGCTTCCCGAAGATCTCGGGTTGGTCGTTAAATATCACCATTCGCCTTTGCTGTCCACAGACAATCTAAGCGAAATCGAACTTATTCACGTAGCCGACTGCATCAGCACGGAATACTATCAAAGGCTGATTGGACTGGATGTGCGCCATCCGATCAATGCCAGAGTCATGCAAAACCTGCGCATCACCAAGGATATGGTGGAGGAAATAGGAGCGTCTCTTCCGGACGAAGTCGAGCAAGTCAGCCGGATATTCGCCTAA
- a CDS encoding S8 family peptidase encodes MERREIKLFPYRVEAQAEQVNEIPKGIEMIQAPAVWGQTKGEGITVAILDTGCEVSHPDLKGRIAGGRNFTDDDNGNPDIYVDYNGHGTHVAGTIAAISNGTGVVGAAPEAKLLILKVLNKDGSGQYEWIINGINYAVEQKADIISMSLGGPEDVPEMHEAIKRAVEANILVICAAGNEGDGNYATDEFGYPGSYNEVISVGAVDLQRHSANFTNSNNEVDLVAPGAGILSTYLNKGYATLSGTSMATPHVSGAMALIKRIASESFGRDLTETELYAQLIKRTIPLGNSPRLEGNGLLYLTAQEELAKIFTPAVVAKVLSL; translated from the coding sequence ATGGAACGACGGGAAATCAAGCTGTTTCCTTATCGAGTAGAAGCTCAGGCTGAGCAGGTGAACGAAATTCCGAAAGGCATCGAGATGATTCAGGCACCGGCGGTGTGGGGCCAGACAAAGGGCGAAGGCATTACGGTAGCCATTCTGGATACGGGGTGCGAAGTCTCGCATCCGGATTTGAAGGGGCGAATTGCCGGCGGGCGGAATTTTACAGATGATGATAACGGCAACCCTGACATATACGTGGATTATAACGGGCATGGCACACATGTAGCCGGAACGATTGCGGCGATCAGTAATGGTACCGGGGTGGTTGGTGCGGCGCCGGAGGCGAAGCTGCTGATCCTGAAGGTGCTGAACAAGGACGGCTCAGGCCAATATGAATGGATTATCAACGGGATCAATTACGCGGTTGAGCAAAAGGCCGATATCATCTCCATGTCGCTCGGCGGACCGGAGGATGTGCCGGAGATGCATGAAGCGATCAAGCGGGCGGTGGAGGCGAATATTCTCGTGATCTGCGCGGCAGGGAACGAGGGCGACGGCAATTACGCTACCGACGAATTCGGCTATCCCGGCTCCTACAACGAAGTCATCAGCGTGGGCGCCGTCGATTTGCAGCGGCACTCGGCCAATTTCACGAATTCGAACAATGAAGTGGATCTTGTCGCCCCGGGAGCGGGAATTCTGTCAACCTACCTGAACAAAGGATACGCGACGCTAAGCGGCACCTCCATGGCAACGCCGCACGTATCGGGTGCCATGGCGCTGATCAAGCGGATTGCAAGCGAAAGCTTCGGCCGTGACCTGACGGAAACCGAGCTGTATGCGCAGCTCATCAAGCGAACGATCCCGCTTGGCAACTCGCCGCGGCTGGAGGGCAACGGGCTCTTATACCTGACAGCTCAGGAGGAGCTGGCCAAAATCTTTACCCCTGCTGTCGTCGCGAAGGTACTAAGCCTATGA
- a CDS encoding endonuclease I family protein: MTRRIRMLALELEEAKNIHLAMTGERPYYDEARDNELRNSYYSGRVMNRNELQQLLERTHDHRLPYKPYRYVYPWVDLQENGQLKSLYSGRGMSPLEAIEADIRLLEAVDAVSLAGEIMLNCEHVVPQSWFGKQEPMRGDLHHLFACEPGCNSRRGNHPYYDFLDYTPEASAQDVIAGCGKQEDDRFEPEYGKGIVARATLYFLLRYPGAIDRSQVDVTLLLEWHRSFPVTRYELHRNLAIFELQGNRNPFIDFPEEGERWAGIGGN; the protein is encoded by the coding sequence ATGACGCGCAGGATTCGGATGCTGGCGCTTGAGCTGGAAGAGGCCAAGAACATACACCTTGCGATGACCGGCGAACGTCCTTACTATGACGAAGCGCGGGATAACGAGCTGAGAAATAGCTATTACAGCGGCCGCGTCATGAATCGAAATGAGCTTCAGCAGCTGCTGGAGCGGACTCACGACCATCGGCTGCCTTACAAGCCTTACCGTTATGTCTATCCGTGGGTCGACCTGCAGGAGAATGGACAGCTCAAAAGCTTGTACTCCGGCCGCGGCATGTCCCCGCTTGAAGCGATTGAAGCGGATATCCGGCTGCTTGAAGCAGTGGATGCGGTAAGCCTAGCGGGTGAAATCATGCTGAACTGCGAGCATGTCGTGCCGCAATCATGGTTCGGGAAGCAGGAGCCGATGCGGGGCGACCTGCATCATCTATTTGCCTGCGAGCCGGGCTGCAACAGCAGAAGAGGAAATCATCCGTATTATGATTTTTTGGACTATACGCCGGAAGCGAGTGCGCAGGATGTCATTGCGGGCTGCGGGAAACAGGAGGACGACCGGTTTGAGCCTGAATACGGCAAAGGCATTGTCGCCCGCGCAACCCTTTATTTCCTGCTCCGCTACCCGGGGGCGATTGACCGCAGCCAAGTTGATGTAACGCTGCTGCTAGAATGGCACCGCAGTTTTCCGGTTACGCGGTATGAACTCCACCGGAATCTGGCGATATTCGAGCTGCAGGGCAACCGCAACCCGTTTATCGATTTTCCGGAAGAAGGAGAGCGGTGGGCGGGAATCGGCGGTAACTAG
- a CDS encoding ABC transporter substrate-binding protein, with the protein MKRSLIVLSCFLLLMVLVAGCGGQSENVGKQPEAAKPDVRIIKHAMGETKVEGTPQRIVTLYQGATDAAVALGIIPVGVVESWTQQPMYEYLRDQLKDAAIVGLETQPNLEEIAKLKPDLIIASKLRNEKVYQQLSEIAPTVTHETVYKFKDTVELIGQAANKEEKANELLEQWNQRTADFKTKISAKLGAEWPVEASVLNFRSDHARIYVTGFAGDILSELGFVRSEVQQKAADEGNVVLKLTDKESIPSMNADVFFVFNADGHSPDAAMIQKTYDEWTNHPLWKNLDAVKNGQVTIVDEVPWNMGGGYIAANTMLDQIYDYYKLEK; encoded by the coding sequence ATGAAGAGGTCGTTAATTGTATTAAGTTGTTTCTTGTTATTAATGGTTCTTGTCGCTGGTTGCGGAGGACAATCGGAGAATGTCGGAAAACAGCCGGAAGCTGCAAAGCCAGATGTTCGTATCATTAAACATGCTATGGGTGAAACAAAGGTTGAGGGCACTCCTCAACGAATCGTAACTTTATACCAAGGCGCAACAGATGCAGCAGTAGCTTTAGGCATTATACCGGTTGGTGTAGTAGAGTCTTGGACGCAGCAGCCTATGTATGAATACTTAAGAGATCAGTTGAAGGATGCAGCTATTGTTGGTTTGGAGACTCAGCCAAACTTGGAGGAGATTGCCAAGCTGAAACCTGATTTGATCATCGCTTCCAAGCTTCGTAACGAAAAAGTGTACCAGCAGCTTTCCGAAATCGCTCCTACAGTAACGCATGAAACGGTTTATAAATTCAAGGATACCGTTGAGTTGATTGGGCAAGCGGCTAATAAGGAAGAGAAGGCTAATGAATTGCTTGAACAATGGAATCAAAGAACGGCCGACTTTAAAACTAAAATATCCGCAAAATTAGGCGCTGAATGGCCTGTTGAAGCTTCTGTGCTTAACTTCAGATCCGATCATGCCAGAATCTATGTTACAGGTTTCGCAGGCGATATTTTAAGTGAACTTGGTTTTGTACGATCTGAAGTTCAACAAAAAGCAGCCGATGAAGGAAACGTGGTGCTCAAGTTAACAGACAAGGAAAGCATTCCATCAATGAATGCGGATGTATTCTTTGTTTTTAATGCCGATGGACACAGCCCTGATGCAGCTATGATACAAAAAACTTATGACGAATGGACAAATCATCCTTTATGGAAGAATCTCGATGCTGTTAAAAACGGTCAGGTAACGATCGTTGACGAAGTGCCGTGGAATATGGGCGGCGGCTATATAGCTGCTAATACTATGCTGGATCAAATTTACGATTATTACAAATTGGAAAAATAA
- a CDS encoding FecCD family ABC transporter permease: MDPLLPRTSLKILGLWIGLCILMLSFMSSMVFGQTPTPIKKVIEAFIQFDETSTEHIIITTTRLSRAVIAVVIGASLATAGALLQALTRNPLASPSIFGINAGALFFVVFATVSFSVSSLNHLMWFAFLGAGLASILVFLLGSLGRDGLSPIKIVLAGAALTALFNSFTQGLLVLNEQSLEGILFWLGGSVSGRSLDMLQPVLPFMIGAGVLSLFLGNSINILTSGEDIAKGLGQQVILVKLLMGTAIVMLAGGSVAVGGFIGFIGLIIPHIVRFLVGTDYRWIIPYCAIYGASLLLLADVGARFVIMPEEMPIGVMTAMLGAPFFIYMARRGTNK, encoded by the coding sequence ATGGACCCGTTACTTCCCCGGACTTCACTTAAGATACTTGGCCTTTGGATCGGACTATGTATCTTAATGTTGTCTTTTATGTCCAGTATGGTATTTGGTCAGACGCCGACACCTATTAAAAAGGTAATCGAGGCATTTATACAATTTGATGAAACATCAACGGAACATATCATCATTACGACTACTCGCCTTTCAAGGGCAGTCATTGCAGTAGTCATTGGAGCTAGTCTTGCCACTGCCGGTGCGCTGTTGCAGGCGTTAACAAGGAACCCGCTGGCTTCTCCAAGTATATTTGGAATCAATGCAGGTGCTTTATTTTTTGTTGTGTTTGCTACAGTTTCGTTCTCAGTTAGTTCTCTTAATCATTTAATGTGGTTTGCATTTCTGGGAGCAGGCCTGGCGTCAATCCTGGTTTTTTTGCTTGGATCTCTTGGAAGAGACGGTTTATCACCGATTAAGATTGTATTAGCGGGAGCCGCACTAACTGCTCTCTTTAATTCATTCACTCAAGGTTTATTGGTTCTTAATGAACAGAGCTTAGAGGGTATATTATTCTGGCTGGGGGGTTCTGTTTCAGGGAGATCCCTGGATATGCTTCAGCCGGTTTTGCCGTTTATGATAGGGGCCGGTGTTTTGTCTCTGTTTCTGGGGAATTCCATTAATATTTTAACTTCAGGGGAAGACATAGCTAAAGGATTGGGACAGCAAGTGATATTAGTTAAACTCTTAATGGGAACTGCTATCGTTATGCTGGCTGGAGGATCAGTTGCAGTGGGCGGTTTCATCGGATTTATAGGTTTGATTATTCCTCATATTGTTCGTTTCCTTGTCGGTACTGATTATCGATGGATTATCCCTTACTGTGCAATTTACGGTGCCAGCTTATTATTATTAGCTGATGTAGGAGCAAGATTTGTCATAATGCCTGAGGAAATGCCGATTGGTGTGATGACAGCTATGCTTGGAGCTCCATTTTTCATCTATATGGCACGGAGGGGGACCAATAAGTAA
- a CDS encoding FecCD family ABC transporter permease — protein sequence MRKHTTVRNRSGTISFLIDHKSVLVIIGLFSLSLLLVVIGLSVGSTMINPLEVIQHLLGMGNKEHTFVIETLRLPRIVLSFLVGISLGVSGLLLQGIVRNPLASPDIIGITGGAAVTAILVITFFSELSIRWIPVAAITGAGLISLLIYVLAWKGGVTPIRLVLIGIGVQAATGGIVTMMIVLSPTYSTSEAYIWLTGSVYGANWNNVKSMLPWVLVFVPLSLVLSRKVNVQELGDDMALGLGTKVQTDRFILLFVSVALAGSAVAFAGGIGFVGLIAPHIARKLVGRSFASLVPVSALIGGLIVVLADIVARTAFLPLDLPAGVFVSGIGAPFFIYLLYRNRHV from the coding sequence ATGAGGAAACATACGACTGTACGGAATCGTTCAGGAACCATTTCTTTTTTAATTGATCATAAATCAGTTCTTGTTATCATCGGATTGTTTAGTCTATCGCTGTTATTAGTTGTTATAGGATTATCCGTTGGAAGCACCATGATCAATCCTTTGGAAGTCATTCAACATCTTCTGGGGATGGGCAATAAAGAGCATACATTTGTTATTGAGACGCTTAGACTCCCTAGAATCGTTCTTTCATTTCTTGTAGGAATTTCCCTGGGTGTTTCGGGACTACTTTTACAAGGGATCGTACGAAATCCGCTGGCATCTCCTGATATTATCGGAATAACCGGCGGAGCGGCAGTAACTGCCATTTTGGTGATTACCTTCTTTTCAGAGCTAAGTATACGTTGGATACCGGTAGCAGCAATTACAGGCGCAGGATTGATATCTCTCCTGATTTATGTTTTGGCTTGGAAAGGGGGAGTTACCCCGATTCGGCTTGTACTGATTGGAATTGGAGTTCAGGCGGCAACGGGTGGAATTGTAACGATGATGATCGTTTTAAGCCCTACATACTCTACGAGTGAAGCGTATATTTGGTTGACCGGGAGTGTTTATGGAGCGAATTGGAACAATGTTAAATCAATGCTCCCTTGGGTATTGGTATTTGTTCCGCTTTCATTGGTATTATCCCGAAAAGTAAATGTACAGGAACTGGGAGACGATATGGCTCTTGGTTTAGGGACAAAGGTGCAAACGGATCGCTTTATCTTACTCTTTGTTAGTGTAGCTTTAGCTGGTTCTGCAGTTGCATTTGCAGGCGGAATAGGCTTCGTGGGATTGATTGCGCCTCATATTGCAAGAAAACTGGTAGGCCGGTCATTTGCCAGTTTGGTGCCTGTGTCGGCTCTAATCGGAGGACTCATCGTGGTTTTGGCCGATATTGTTGCCAGAACAGCTTTTCTCCCGCTCGATCTGCCTGCCGGAGTTTTTGTGTCGGGGATCGGAGCTCCGTTTTTTATATATTTGCTGTATCGAAACCGCCATGTTTAA